GCTTCCGGATTCGGTCAAATCGGAATAATTTCCTCCTCCAGTACCTGACCAAAGCGAAGGCGATTGCCATCGGGATCCCGTAGATGAATTTCCCGCACCCCCCAGGGTTGGGTGATGGGGCCGAGATCGATCGGGGCACCCCGGCCTCTAAACTCTCGGGCCAAGGGATCCACTTCGGAGACGTAGATGTAAATCAAGGCACCAAAAGCACTCTCGGGATGTTCCGTGAGAAACAAGCGAATCGGGCCCCGACCCACCAACAGCAAGCGGGGGAAACCGGGTTCAAATTGGTGCTCTCATTCCTGAGAAAACCCGAGGATCCCGCAATAAAATTCACGACTGAGTTCCGCCTGTCGAATTTGGATGACGGGGACACAACTCAACAACTCCGAAGGCGCTTCCATGTCCTACCCCGCGAAACGCTATTCCTGAATATAGAGTTGATCCAAATTCCACAAGGGCCCCAGAATCGGGCGTGGATCCACCCCTTCGATGCGATTCCGTACTGCCGAAAGCACCAAGGGGTTAAACGTACCAATTTGCGGGAGTTGTTCCTGGATGATGATCTGGAAACGGTCGTAGAGGGCCTTGCGCTTTTCAAAATCCAATTCCCGCACCCCTTCAATAAAAATGCGGTCAATTTCCCGTTCCCAATCAGAGACCTCCACACCCTCTGCCGGATTATTGGGCAGATTGCCCAAGTTAAACAGGTGCAGACGGCCATCGCTCCGCCAAATATTGGAGCCATTGTTCGGTTCGGTACCGCCTCCACCAAACCCCAACAACAGCGTTTCCCAATCGCGGGTATCGGTACGTTGAACCAGGGTGTTGAAGGCAATCGGGCTAAAGTCCACCGTGATGCCGATGCGGGCCAGATCCGCCATGATCAGGGATCCGGTTGCCTCCCGCTGGTTGTTACCGGCATTGGTGATCAGGCTAAAGCGCACGCGATTGCCCTCGGGATCCCGGAGATGGCTCTCGTTGTCGTAGGTGTAGCCCGCCTGCAGCAGCAGTTGCCGAGCCTTGTCGGGGTTGTACTCATAGGTGGGCAGTCCCTCTTCTGGGCTGAGATAAAAAGGACTGGCTGGGGAGAACACTGAGTGCTGGATCTCTCCCAACCCTTGCAACACGCTATCCACGTAGAATTGCCGGTTCATGGCATGGGCCACGGCTTTGCGAAAGTTCAGGTCATTAAACCAACGACTTTTAATCGGATCCACAAAGGGTCGCCCAGTTTGAGGGTTCCGGGCTCGGCTGAGGTTAAAGGCAAAAAAGTTGTTGTTCAGGGTTTGGCCCAGGTCATAGATGGTGAATTGATCCCGTTCTTCCTCCCGTTTCAGCAGTTGAAAATCGCCACCCCGAACCGCCACCAGATCCGTCTCGCGGGAGCGAAACTGGAGCAGCGCTGTATCTTCCGAATCGACAATGCGCAGGATCAATCGCTCGATGCGTGGGATCCCTTCCCCCTTCCAGTAATAGGGATTGGGCCGATAGACCAGCCGCTGCCCAGGGGTGTATTCCTGCAACAGGTAGGGGCCGGCCCCTACTAGCTCTTGTACTGGCGTATCAATCCCCCAAGTTTGCAAAAAGAGGGGATTCCCCTGACTATCCACCTGCTCGACGGTGGGCTCCAGAATGTGTTTGGGCAAAATTGGGGATCCCGCCTGAATCAGAAAAGGGGCAAAAGGCTCTGGCAGGACAAATTCCACTCGCCGCTCATCCAAGGCCCGCACCTGGGGCAATGCCCCCGACTCGCCAATCCGCTTCACATCCCGCGAGGAAGTGGGGATCCGCTCATCGAAAATGATGCGATTAAACGTGAAGTCTACATCGGCTGCTGTCAGAGGTTCCCCATCCGACCAACGCAACCCTTCCCGTAGGGTAAAGACATACCGCAAGCCATTGTCGAACACTTCCCAGCCTTCCGCCAGCTGGGGTTTGGGCAAGAGGGTGTCTTCGTCAAGGGTAACCAGTCCATCTTCAAAATAGGTGATGGCATCACGGCTAGAGCTTTCGGCGGCCAAGTAGGTGTTGAAGGTTTTCGGATCGGAGGTGACCGTACCGATTAAGTGGGGCCGTGTTGGAGCCGCACAACCACTCAGCCAGAGAATCCCCAACCCAAGGAGCACCACCCAGACCATCCCGCCCCGTATGGGTTGGGTTCTGCATTCCACAACCGCCATCCGTTTGTCCCCAACTTTATGCTGGGCCTCTAGTTTGGCATGAACCCCCTAGGTGGCGGCCAGCAACAAAGCCACGGCAAAAGCCGCAATCGCCTGACCTTCTCCCACAGGGCCCAATTTTTCGTTGGTGGTTGCCTTCACCCCCACCTGCTGGGGTGAGATCTGCATGGCCTCCGCCAAACGGGCCTGCATCTTGGGGATATGAGGCTTGAGTTTCGGTTGCTCGGCCACCACCACCGTGTCGATATTGCCGATTTGCCAGCCCTCTTTCCCCACCAACTGCACCACCTGCTGCAAGAGCAGAATACTATCCGCCCCTTTCCACTGCTCATCTTCGGGAGGGAAGTAATAGCCAATATCCCGCAAGGCTGCTGCCCCCAAGAGGGCATCCATAATCGCGTGGGTGAGCACATCGGCATCGCTATGGCCCAGCAAGCCCCGCTTGTAAGGGATCGGGATCCCACCCAGGATCAAAGGACGATCCGGTACTAACCGATGAATGTCATATCCCTGACCAATCCGCACCGCCTTCCGCCTCCTCTGTGGGGTTGTGTTCAGGATACTCTGGCCCACAGGGGATCCCATCCTGCAGGGGTGTCCAGCCCGCTTGCCAGAGTTGACGATTTTTCAGGGCGGAGGCATTCACCCAAATGCGCACCTGGGGATCACAAACCGCCTCAAGCTCAGCAAACACCAGCCCGCCATCCCCCTGCTGACGTGCTTTCACCTGAAAGTGTCGCCAACCCAGCACAGGGCGTACTGAAGTCCATTTGGAGCCCAGCAGATGAGGAAAACGCTGTTTATGGCGGGATTTTTGACGAGCCATAGGATGGAATCAGCAGACTAGGCCACGGTTTTTCCCGGCGACATTAACTACAGCCAATACAGACTCATCTCTTGCGTAGCAAGGATCCTGCTCAGCCTCAAGTCGGACAGGAAGTCGGAAAAAGCTGGAAGCCTTCCACTATGATCTCAAATATGATCAAGATGATCAGAATATGATCAAGTGATCAAGGAGTCTAGTCTTCACTCCACCAGCCTATCCAACTATGGGGCAATCCTTGCAAATGCGTCGGGTTTCTTTCTTTGGGCGGATCTGGGCAGCGGGTCTTGTGCTTCTGTTCATGGCTTGCTTTGTTTTGGCAACGGGCTTGCCGATGTTGGCGGCTCCAGGCCCGATATTATCGGGTAAACTCACCGGGCCAGAGTGGTTACAGGCGGATCCTGAGGCCAAGCAAGCGTTTTGCCGCAAAGCCTTTCAAACTTTTCGCGCTTCTCCTTCCCAAAGCTACATCATCAGCTCCAATGTGCAGGCACTCACTCCAGAAGGCTTGTGTCAGCGATTGGATCAGTTTTACCAGTACGCCATCAACGACGAAATCCCCATCAATCAAGCGGCCAATATCGCCCCATTGCTGTTTTCAGACCTACCCCTAGAGCAGCCGTAACCGAATCGGTGTGAAATAACGAAGTGCTTTTTTCGAAGTGCTTTTTTTAAGTTAGGTCTGGGTCTGTTCCAATAGGGCTTGCAACTGCTCCAGGGCCGACTGGGCCGATTGGGCCTTCTGGTAGAGGGATTGCACCACTTCAGAGCTGGTCTGGGCAGATTGTAAGGTGGATTGGCTCTTGCGCTGAATCCGCTCCGCTAGGCTGCGAATGCGGTTACTCGCCTCGGTGGTACGCCCTGCCAATTTACGAATTTCCTGGGCAATGGCCCCAAACCCACCGACACTGCTGCTGCTACGGTTGGCCTCTACCGCGGCGTTGAAGGAGAGCAAGCGGATATACCCCGCCACTTCCACAATCAAATCGACGATGGTGCCAATCTCTTTCAGCTCACGGGATAACTCTTGGCTGCTGGCGGTGATTTCTCCGATGAGGCTGCGTACCGCTTCTACCCCCCTAAAGGTGGCGGCAAAGGTGGATTGGCCTTGTTCGGAGAGCACCGCACCAATTTCAAGAATGCGGGCGTTGAGACGGGCCAGTTCTTCCGAACGCTCCTGAGCTTGGCGACGTTCCACCTCTAGGGCCAGGTTTTGGCTGAGGATCTCGGCTTTTTGCCGTTCCAAATCTTGGGCATATTGCAAGCTACGGTTCTTTTCCTGTTCCAGAGCTACCAACACCGACCGCATTGCCTCCTGCTGCTCCCGCAACTTTTGTTGGGTAGCCAAATGCACCTGTGCCTGGGCAACCAGTAAGACGGGAACATCCAAAAGGCGGTATTCACGGGATCCCAGTTGCACAACGACAGGGTCATAGATGGTTTCTTCCGGCCTTTGGAAAGCCCGACCAGCTGCCTCGATCACATCGCTGTCTCCAGGCAGCAGCAAAAACCCCCGCTGATGAAACTCCACCATGGAGCTAATCGGTCGCTTCAGAAAAACATCCAACCCATAGGGCTTGCTGAGCATCCACTCCAAAATGGCGCGGCGAGTTAACATCCCCTGTACCTGCGATCGGTCATCCACTACAATCACCCCACAAAGTGTATTGTCATCCTCCAGACGACGGACAACGTTTTCACAAGGGGTAGACTCGCTCACCTGAAAGTCAATCAACGTCAGATCACGCAGCTTGGCATTGACAGACAGAGTCGGGGGATTGGTCAGGGCGGCCATTGCAGGGATCCTCTGCATGTACAGGGTAAAAATGTGTAGAGCAACACATTTGCAGGCCAGTCCAGTACGGACAAACCAACACTTTCAGTTTGCCTTGCAATGGAGCTGACTGACTACGACATTTGGCGGAAAAGACCCGATCGGATCCGTTCTGCAAAGCCCCTGAAAAAAGGAATAAAGGAATAAGGTTCTCAGCTATGCTCTTGGTAGCGGTGGTAGATCTCCAGAATTTCGCTGCGGCCTCGGTCAAAGGCAGCCACCACTTGTGGATCAAAATGGGTGCCCGTGCTTTCTTGCACCAAGCGAAAAATATCTGTCAGATCCCAGGCTTCTTTGTAGGGGCGGCGACTGGCTAATGCATCGAATACATCGGCTAGGGCAACAATCCGTCCCTCCAAGGGAATCTGCTCTCCCTTCAACCCACGTGGATAGCCGCTACCATCAAATTTTTCATGGTGGGTGAGGGCGATAGTAGCACTCTTTTTCATCAATTCCGAATCAGATTTGCTGAGAATTTCGTAGCCAATTTCCGGATGTCGGTTCATGATCAGCCGTTCTTCAGGGGTAAAGCGACCGGGTTTTAACAGGATGGCATCCGGGATCCCAATTTTGCCGACATCGTGCATGGGGCTGGCGTAGAAAATCAGCTCTTGTTCACGGCTAGATAACCCCAAATGTTTGGCAATGATACGGGAGTAGTTGCTCATCCGCTTCAGGTGAAGAGAGGTATCTTGATCCCGGTATTCCGCCGCTAGGGACAAACAGAAGATGGTTTCGAAGTGAGCGGATTTGAGTTCTTCCCGCAATTGCACGTTTTGATAGGCGACCGCCGCCTGAGAGGCCAAAGATTCCGCCACGCTCGCCTCCAAAGCGGAAAAGGGTTGGCTCCATTCCGCCACCTGGCTGGGATCCAATCGGGTAGGGCGCTGCGGTTGCAGGCGGTTCAACAGTTGTAGGGCGCCCATCACCTGCCCTGAGGGATCCCGCATCGGTACAGTCAACAGAGAGCGGGTACGGTAGCCGGTTTGTTGATCCACCTGACGGTTAAAGGCATAAGGCAAATCGGGGGACAAGTCGTAAACATCGGCCAAATTCAGGCTCTCCCCCGTCAGCACCACGTACCCAGCAATGCTGGAAGGGCTCAAGGGCATCCGCAGATCCCGCAGATCTTCATTGCGGCTGACCACGAAAAAGCGCAGTTCTTCTCCCTCGCGGATGAAAATGCTACCGCCATCACAATGGGTCAATTCTTTGGCTTGTGCAACGATCAGCTCCAGCAGCCGCCCCAGATCCGTCTCGGAAGAGAGGGCTATGCCCACTTGGATCAGGCGATGGCTCATTTGCAAGGCTTCATCCGCTGCCCCATCGCCATGGACGGGTAGGGTGGCTGGCAAGCTGGGCATGGCTAGTCCTCCGGTCAGAATCGGTTCACAATAGAACGGCGAGGGTTCTAATGGATGGCAGGCATGAAGCAGGGATCCCGTCCGTCAGTCAACGCAGATCCGTTTGGTCTCTGCAGTGGCACAGAGCAACAAGAGCAATATCAAGAGCAATATAAGTTACACTGATGCCCCACTTTAGCCCGAAGGCGCAAGAAAATCTGTGACTCAGGTCAATCCCACTGCTATGAATTCTTCTACGAGTTCTTCAATGAATTCGGTTGCCCCGCAGCTCATTGTTGGCTTGGGCAATCCTGGCCCTCAATATGCAGACACGCGCCACAATTGCGGCTTCATGCTGGTGGATCGGCTGGCACAACGCTGGGGGATCCCGTTGGCTACGGAAAAGCGATTTCAAGGAACTTATGGCGAAGGGTTTGCTCTGGGGGGAAAGCGACGCCTACTCAAACCCGAAACCTATATGAATCGTTCGGGCCAGTCGGTCAGAGCGGTCTTGGATTGGTACAAGTTGGATCCCGGCTCGGTGCTGATTCTGTACGACGATATGGATCTACCCTTGGGGCGCTTGCGTCTACGGGGATCCGGTTCTGCCGGAGGGCACAATGGCATGAAATCCCTAATTCAACATTTGGGGGGAGAGTCCTTCCCCCGTCTGCGCTTGGGAGTCGGCAAACCCAAAGGCTCGAAAGATGTTGTCGGACATGTGCTGGGTGGGTTTACCCCACAGGAGAAGGAGGTATTGGAGGCGGTGTTGAATACGGCTGTTGAAGCTGTAGAGTGCTGCCTACGAGAGGGGTTACCTACAGCGATGAACCGTTTCAATCCTATGGATCTTGGGGTCGCTCTCTCGCAAGCGGAGATCCCTCCGGAATAGGGACTGATCAGCTTGAGGGGGATCCCGTGCAGTGCTTGGGCCGGGATCCCGTCTCTGGGTTGAACGGAGAGGGTGGGATTCGAACCCACGGTGGCGTGAACCACGACAGTTTTCAAGACTGCTTCCTTAAACCGCTCGGACACCTCTCCAAGGCTGTTCGGAACAGACCACGTATGAAATTTCTAGCAACCGTAGACGCTCGGTCTTCTATCGTAGGCTGAAAGGCCCACCCTGTGCCAGAGCCAATCTGATCAGTCGCACGGAGTCTTCAGAAGCCAGACACCACCAGACACCAAATTTAATGAGCACCGGCAGGGATCCCCTCCTACACTGGCAGGTGAGCTTTTCAGGAGGATGCAATGCCCATTCCCCCCCCGCCCGGCATTACCCCCAAGCAAATGAATCTCTTACGAGCTGTCACCGCGATGGCGTGGTCAGATGGTGCCCTAGAGGTTGCCGAAGTGGAACTGATGGCCCAGCAACTGTCGCAGCATTTCGCTTCGGATCCCAGTCAGCAGGCTAGCCTAGCCAAACAAATCCGGGAGTACTTTGTGCAGCGGATCCCGTTGGATGAGATTTTGCCCCAGATCAGCGATGAGGCCGAAAAGCGCTTGATCCTTAAGCTGGGCTACCTGGTGATCGCTGCCAGCGCCCGTAGCCCGGAAGAACCCCTAGTCAATTTAGAAGAATTGGAAGCCTTTCAGCAGTTGGTGGCTAAGCTCCAACTCCCTCCCGAGGTGGTAAAGCAGATCTCTCAAGAAGCAGAAAGTGAGCTAGGGGATCCCAGCATTGCTCCGATAGAGGCATTGGTGAAAGGGTTTACCGAACACTACGGTTAGATTCCGCTACAGAATCCTTTTGGTAATTGCGAATGGCTCGTTTCACCAAGTTGAGAAAGGCATAGGCTCGTTGGTCGGAAGGATCCAACCGCATCACCGCCTGAAAGGCTGCTTCCGCCTGCTGCAGGGTGGGGATATCCATCTGCCCGTCCATGTCCGCTTCCAACTGGGCTTTTTGTAAAAGAAGCGCCCCCCGGTTGTAGTGGGCTTCTCGGTGGTTGGGATCCACCGCCAAAACCTGCTCCAATTCCGCCAAGGCGGGATCCAGATAACCGCTCATGCCCAGTACCCAGGCTAATTTGTAGCGGGCTTCCGTGTGGGTGGGGTCGGAGGCGAGTGCCTGCCGAAACGCTTGCACAGCCCTCTCGAGATCCCCAGCTTGTACCGCCTGAATCCCTTCTTGGTAGCCTTCTGGGTGGATAGGTTCTGCCATGGATAAAACTCTCAATCAACTCCATCGGGAGTGGAGGGGATCCCTTGTATTTGCAGCTTAGCTTTTACAGGATGTCCTGTGACCCTGCCCCCATCGATTCGATTCAATAGCAGAACAGAGCAGAACAGTACTCCGCACCTGTGGCCAGCGGCTTTTCCCCTCTTGGGCTGCCATCTGCAGTATGGGAAACTACCCGAGCAGGCGATCTGAGATTGCGCGAAGCCTGAGTCTCGCCACCCCAGCCACTTCCTAAGATGAACCTAGCAATCGATCCGGTGTGGACCATGAACTGCAAACTTCTGTTTCTGCCACTGGCCCTGGGGTTGTCTGTGGCTCCCGCCACAGCCGTTTTCCCCCAAACCTTGGGCCTCTATCCCCCTCTGCAGCGGCTACAAGTGGCTGATACCCGTCAGTTGGATATTGGCACCCGCTCCATCATCGTCAACCCGGTGCCTTCCGATTTGAGTGTCAATCTGGAACTGGATCGGCGCGGATCCAATCCGATTTATCGTGCCGGTGAGCCGATTCGCATCAGTCTCAGCACCAACCGTGATGCCTATGTGTATCTGTTTAGCGTGCAGGCGGATGGCCGCATCAACTTGATCTTGCCCAACCGTCTATCGGGAGGAAACGAGTTTTTGCGGGCTGGAGAAGTCCGTACCTTTCCACCCCCAGGAGCCCGTTACCAGTTGACCATCGCGCCGCCTTTCGGTCAGGCCCAAGTGTTGGCAGTGGCAGCCCCTCGCCCTCTCAATATCCAGGAGATCGCTTCTTTTGAGCGGGGTGGACAGTTTGCCGATGTGCGCTTCCAGGGATCCCAATTTGCCGATGCCATTGCCCGCGCCATTGTGGTGGAAGAGATCCCTTCGAACCAGTGGGTGACCAGCACCAGGTTCTATCGGGTCGCGCCTCGCTAGCGGTTGAATCCGAGTCGGAATGGAGATACGGATGGGAGCCCGCTGAGGGAATTTAATCTGCCACAATGAAAACAGTGAAAAGTAATCTCGGTTACGTTTCACTGTCCTGTCTTTTGTCAGCCGCTTCATGCCTACTTCTTTCACGCCTTTGGTCGATCAAATTCGCAGCATTGATGAGCAGCTCTCTCGCCGACCGCTTGATCTGGATCCGGCGGGCTACTTCATCATCTACCTGGATCGGGAGCGGCACCTGATTTGTGCCAAGCACTTCAGTACCGTGATCAACGAACAGGGGTTGGCCACCGATCCGAAAACGGGAGCTGTGATCCCGGCGCGGGGTCCTGTGAATCGCTCTCCAGAGCGGGTTTTCGTTGGACGCACCGCGAAAGAATTGTGTGTACAGCTCTTTGAACAGGAAGGGGAGACGGTGGTTTCCCAACTGAGCCATGCCGCCTACTTGGGACGGGAATTTCAACGGGCGGAAGCGGCTCTCATTAACGGTAACGAATACATCCAAGACTAAATCAGAATCTCTACACGAACCTGCCCAAAAGCCCATTGGAAGCCCGCCAGACTGTGGCAGAATCGAGCCAGCTTGCACCAGCGTTGGCTTCGGCTATGGATGACAGCATCAAGGCGGGGATGGTTCTGAGGGGACGCTACCGCATTCTCAATCCCCTGGGGGAGGGAGGATTTGGTGTGACCTACAAAGCGGTGGATCAAGACACCTTCGATACCCCCTGTGTCGTCAAGCGCCTCCGCCCCCTTTCGACGGATCCTTACACCCTGGCCACAGCTCGCAAATTATTTGAGCGGGAAGCCAAAGTTCTCAATCAGCTCAACAACTTTGACCGCGTGCCGCGCCTGCTGGCTCACTTCGAGCAGAATCAAGATTTTTACTTGGTGCAGGAGTTTGTGGCTGGGCATGATCTCACCCACGAAATGCGCCCTGGCCGCCAGTTTAGCGAGGCGGAAGTCTTGCAACTGCTGCAGGATGTTTTGGACATTTTGCGCCATGTCCACGCCCACCAGATTGTACACCGCGACATTAAACCGGCCAACCTGATGCGGCGAGATGCCGACGGCAAGCTGGTGTTGATCGACTTTGGGGCGGTGAAGGAGGTGGGGATGTTGGTTAGCCATGCTCCTGGCCAAACCCAGCTGGCAACGGTGATCGGATCGGTGGGTTACATGTCAGCAGAGCAGCTGAACGGCAAACCCCAACCCTGCAGCGATATTTACTCGGTTGGGGTGCTGGCCATTCAAGCCCTCACCGGTCGTGCTCCCAATAAGCTCCGCGATGACCCTCGCACCGGTCAGTTGCTCTGGCGGGATCTGGTGCAGGTGAGCCCGGAGCTGGCGGATATTTTGGATCGCATGATTTG
The DNA window shown above is from Thermostichus vulcanus str. 'Rupite' and carries:
- a CDS encoding methyl-accepting chemotaxis protein, which translates into the protein MAALTNPPTLSVNAKLRDLTLIDFQVSESTPCENVVRRLEDDNTLCGVIVVDDRSQVQGMLTRRAILEWMLSKPYGLDVFLKRPISSMVEFHQRGFLLLPGDSDVIEAAGRAFQRPEETIYDPVVVQLGSREYRLLDVPVLLVAQAQVHLATQQKLREQQEAMRSVLVALEQEKNRSLQYAQDLERQKAEILSQNLALEVERRQAQERSEELARLNARILEIGAVLSEQGQSTFAATFRGVEAVRSLIGEITASSQELSRELKEIGTIVDLIVEVAGYIRLLSFNAAVEANRSSSSVGGFGAIAQEIRKLAGRTTEASNRIRSLAERIQRKSQSTLQSAQTSSEVVQSLYQKAQSAQSALEQLQALLEQTQT
- a CDS encoding tetratricopeptide repeat protein; protein product: MAEPIHPEGYQEGIQAVQAGDLERAVQAFRQALASDPTHTEARYKLAWVLGMSGYLDPALAELEQVLAVDPNHREAHYNRGALLLQKAQLEADMDGQMDIPTLQQAEAAFQAVMRLDPSDQRAYAFLNLVKRAIRNYQKDSVAESNRSVR
- a CDS encoding TerB family tellurite resistance protein yields the protein MPIPPPPGITPKQMNLLRAVTAMAWSDGALEVAEVELMAQQLSQHFASDPSQQASLAKQIREYFVQRIPLDEILPQISDEAEKRLILKLGYLVIAASARSPEEPLVNLEELEAFQQLVAKLQLPPEVVKQISQEAESELGDPSIAPIEALVKGFTEHYG
- a CDS encoding HD domain-containing phosphohydrolase codes for the protein MPSLPATLPVHGDGAADEALQMSHRLIQVGIALSSETDLGRLLELIVAQAKELTHCDGGSIFIREGEELRFFVVSRNEDLRDLRMPLSPSSIAGYVVLTGESLNLADVYDLSPDLPYAFNRQVDQQTGYRTRSLLTVPMRDPSGQVMGALQLLNRLQPQRPTRLDPSQVAEWSQPFSALEASVAESLASQAAVAYQNVQLREELKSAHFETIFCLSLAAEYRDQDTSLHLKRMSNYSRIIAKHLGLSSREQELIFYASPMHDVGKIGIPDAILLKPGRFTPEERLIMNRHPEIGYEILSKSDSELMKKSATIALTHHEKFDGSGYPRGLKGEQIPLEGRIVALADVFDALASRRPYKEAWDLTDIFRLVQESTGTHFDPQVVAAFDRGRSEILEIYHRYQEHS
- a CDS encoding TIGR02450 family Trp-rich protein translates to MARQKSRHKQRFPHLLGSKWTSVRPVLGWRHFQVKARQQGDGGLVFAELEAVCDPQVRIWVNASALKNRQLWQAGWTPLQDGIPCGPEYPEHNPTEEAEGGADWSGI
- a CDS encoding DUF4346 domain-containing protein gives rise to the protein MPTSFTPLVDQIRSIDEQLSRRPLDLDPAGYFIIYLDRERHLICAKHFSTVINEQGLATDPKTGAVIPARGPVNRSPERVFVGRTAKELCVQLFEQEGETVVSQLSHAAYLGREFQRAEAALINGNEYIQD
- a CDS encoding DUF4384 domain-containing protein, with protein sequence MNCKLLFLPLALGLSVAPATAVFPQTLGLYPPLQRLQVADTRQLDIGTRSIIVNPVPSDLSVNLELDRRGSNPIYRAGEPIRISLSTNRDAYVYLFSVQADGRINLILPNRLSGGNEFLRAGEVRTFPPPGARYQLTIAPPFGQAQVLAVAAPRPLNIQEIASFERGGQFADVRFQGSQFADAIARAIVVEEIPSNQWVTSTRFYRVAPR
- the pth gene encoding aminoacyl-tRNA hydrolase, whose amino-acid sequence is MNSVAPQLIVGLGNPGPQYADTRHNCGFMLVDRLAQRWGIPLATEKRFQGTYGEGFALGGKRRLLKPETYMNRSGQSVRAVLDWYKLDPGSVLILYDDMDLPLGRLRLRGSGSAGGHNGMKSLIQHLGGESFPRLRLGVGKPKGSKDVVGHVLGGFTPQEKEVLEAVLNTAVEAVECCLREGLPTAMNRFNPMDLGVALSQAEIPPE
- the ispF gene encoding 2-C-methyl-D-erythritol 2,4-cyclodiphosphate synthase, with protein sequence MRIGQGYDIHRLVPDRPLILGGIPIPYKRGLLGHSDADVLTHAIMDALLGAAALRDIGYYFPPEDEQWKGADSILLLQQVVQLVGKEGWQIGNIDTVVVAEQPKLKPHIPKMQARLAEAMQISPQQVGVKATTNEKLGPVGEGQAIAAFAVALLLAAT
- a CDS encoding ABC transporter substrate-binding protein, which encodes MAVVECRTQPIRGGMVWVVLLGLGILWLSGCAAPTRPHLIGTVTSDPKTFNTYLAAESSSRDAITYFEDGLVTLDEDTLLPKPQLAEGWEVFDNGLRYVFTLREGLRWSDGEPLTAADVDFTFNRIIFDERIPTSSRDVKRIGESGALPQVRALDERRVEFVLPEPFAPFLIQAGSPILPKHILEPTVEQVDSQGNPLFLQTWGIDTPVQELVGAGPYLLQEYTPGQRLVYRPNPYYWKGEGIPRIERLILRIVDSEDTALLQFRSRETDLVAVRGGDFQLLKREEERDQFTIYDLGQTLNNNFFAFNLSRARNPQTGRPFVDPIKSRWFNDLNFRKAVAHAMNRQFYVDSVLQGLGEIQHSVFSPASPFYLSPEEGLPTYEYNPDKARQLLLQAGYTYDNESHLRDPEGNRVRFSLITNAGNNQREATGSLIMADLARIGITVDFSPIAFNTLVQRTDTRDWETLLLGFGGGGTEPNNGSNIWRSDGRLHLFNLGNLPNNPAEGVEVSDWEREIDRIFIEGVRELDFEKRKALYDRFQIIIQEQLPQIGTFNPLVLSAVRNRIEGVDPRPILGPLWNLDQLYIQE